One part of the Terrimicrobium sacchariphilum genome encodes these proteins:
- a CDS encoding prepilin-type N-terminal cleavage/methylation domain-containing protein, translating into MNLECKQQIRQLAARSALGKGFSLVELLVVIAIIGILAVVTIPAFNQMQAGAGFSRSLSDIQSLVEKARYEAMARNTYVWLAFQTATNQGSLEVQGALFASADGSGTNTSSANVQPLSRVMRMKDVALVDWQALSTETKQKAAARYSNTSRPDYVTSVGASFTTNQGGITASSGSVDFSGKNTLTFTPRGEVAMKGSLGSDDGFDPLIILGVKQSKGLQSLTNRDDAALLVDGGVGSVEVVRVQ; encoded by the coding sequence TTGAATCTAGAATGTAAACAGCAGATCCGGCAGCTCGCAGCCCGGTCCGCCCTTGGGAAAGGCTTTTCACTCGTGGAACTGCTGGTCGTCATTGCTATCATCGGGATACTGGCCGTGGTGACGATTCCGGCCTTTAACCAAATGCAGGCGGGGGCAGGGTTTTCCAGGTCGCTTTCCGATATTCAGTCATTAGTGGAAAAGGCGCGCTATGAAGCCATGGCCCGCAATACCTATGTATGGCTGGCCTTTCAAACAGCCACCAATCAAGGCTCGCTTGAGGTCCAGGGTGCGTTGTTTGCCTCGGCCGACGGCTCCGGCACGAATACGAGCTCAGCTAATGTCCAGCCGCTTTCGCGAGTGATGCGGATGAAGGACGTTGCTCTCGTGGACTGGCAGGCACTCTCCACCGAGACGAAACAAAAGGCTGCGGCGCGGTACTCGAATACCTCCCGGCCCGACTATGTGACCTCCGTGGGCGCTTCGTTCACGACCAACCAGGGCGGGATCACGGCCAGCTCGGGGAGCGTGGATTTCTCTGGAAAGAACACTCTGACCTTCACCCCTCGCGGAGAGGTCGCCATGAAGGGCTCCCTGGGCAGCGATGATGGTTTTGATCCCCTCATCATCCTGGGGGTCAAGCAGAGCAAGGGTTTGCAATCTTTGACCAATCGTGACGACGCCGCGCTCCTCGTGGATGGCGGCGTGGGTTCTGTGGAGGTTGTGAGAGTTCAGTAA